The following are encoded together in the Candidatus Bandiella woodruffii genome:
- the gpmI gene encoding 2,3-bisphosphoglycerate-independent phosphoglycerate mutase has product MTKNKLLLCILDGWGCSANKEHNAIYLADTPCMDNLQLYHPHSLIKTSGESVGLPNGQMGNSEVGHTTIGAGRVIFQSLLRLNQLTKSHDDLSNNLALKKLINKTGNKVCHILGMISDGGVHSHIDHIIAIAQFLSQQGVKVILHAFTDGRDTSPQSAINYVQKISEREIHIASISGRYYAMDRDKRLERVSAAYNAITGQSSTTFDDAKDYIEHNYDNNVSDEFIIPAQHKDYMGFQDGDSLLVTNFRADRIRQLLEIMLVDHVAPFSTQKLMISYAAGMIEYSENLSSIMGTILQNNTVRNDLGEHLSNLGLRQLRIAETEKYAHVTYFFNCGREKQVPGEDWMLIPSAKVKTYDLNPEMSAHQITDTLINLAQNGNYDFICVNYANADMVGHTGNLEASIKACSTIDQCVSKLVAFCKDNNFDMLITADHGNAEQMMEESSEQAKTSHTMNDVPLIYFGTQAIKLKNGELSDIAPTILDLLKLPKPQEMDGNTLITLIRD; this is encoded by the coding sequence ATGACAAAAAATAAATTACTGCTTTGTATTTTAGATGGTTGGGGATGTTCCGCCAACAAGGAACATAATGCAATATATCTTGCAGATACTCCGTGTATGGATAATTTGCAGCTTTATCATCCACATAGTCTTATAAAAACAAGTGGCGAGAGTGTTGGGTTGCCAAACGGACAAATGGGGAACTCTGAAGTTGGGCACACAACAATTGGGGCAGGCAGAGTGATTTTCCAAAGTCTTCTTAGGCTTAACCAATTGACTAAAAGTCATGATGATTTGTCGAACAACCTTGCATTAAAAAAACTTATCAACAAAACTGGAAATAAAGTTTGCCACATACTTGGCATGATTTCTGATGGTGGTGTTCATTCTCATATAGATCATATCATTGCCATAGCGCAATTTTTATCACAACAAGGAGTGAAAGTTATACTACACGCTTTTACCGATGGCAGAGATACTTCACCTCAAAGCGCAATTAACTACGTGCAAAAAATATCAGAGCGCGAAATTCATATAGCATCCATCAGCGGCAGGTATTATGCAATGGACAGAGATAAAAGATTGGAACGCGTTAGCGCAGCATATAACGCAATTACTGGGCAAAGCAGCACGACTTTTGATGATGCAAAGGATTATATTGAACATAACTATGATAACAACGTAAGTGATGAATTTATTATCCCAGCTCAGCATAAAGACTATATGGGGTTTCAAGATGGAGACTCACTACTTGTAACCAATTTCAGAGCTGATAGGATAAGGCAATTACTAGAGATAATGTTGGTAGATCACGTTGCTCCCTTTAGCACTCAAAAACTCATGATTTCTTATGCTGCAGGAATGATTGAATATTCCGAAAATTTATCTAGTATAATGGGCACCATACTGCAAAACAATACAGTTCGAAATGATTTGGGCGAGCATTTATCAAATTTAGGACTAAGACAATTAAGAATCGCTGAAACTGAAAAGTACGCTCACGTTACATACTTTTTCAATTGCGGTAGAGAAAAGCAAGTGCCAGGGGAAGATTGGATGTTGATTCCATCTGCCAAAGTAAAAACATACGACTTAAACCCAGAAATGTCAGCCCATCAAATAACAGATACGTTAATAAATTTAGCACAAAACGGTAACTATGATTTTATTTGCGTTAACTACGCAAATGCTGATATGGTAGGTCATACTGGGAATCTGGAGGCAAGTATAAAAGCATGCTCAACAATTGACCAATGCGTTTCTAAACTTGTGGCTTTTTGCAAGGATAATAATTTCGATATGTTAATCACAGCGGATCATGGTAATGCTGAACAAATGATGGAGGAGAGTAGTGAACAAGCGAAAACTTCGCATACAATGAACGATGTCCCATTGATATATTTCGGTACCCAAGCTATAAAACTGAAAAATGGCGAACTATCAGATATAGCTCCAACTATACTTGATCTGTTAAAACTTCCAAAGCCACAAGAAATGGATGGTAACACACTCATCACCTTAATTCGGGATTAG
- the rpmE gene encoding 50S ribosomal protein L31 gives MAKVTNKLDAKSKAELVAQRAKAALHPDYKEVTVEMTDGTKLAMRSTYKNNYLKLDIDPKTHPAWTKEANYVNTKATEVSKFNSKFKGLSFGATKKAEATA, from the coding sequence ATGGCAAAAGTAACAAATAAACTTGATGCAAAATCAAAAGCAGAATTAGTGGCTCAACGCGCTAAAGCAGCCCTGCACCCAGATTACAAAGAAGTAACCGTTGAGATGACTGATGGAACCAAGCTGGCAATGAGGTCCACGTATAAAAACAACTACCTGAAGTTGGACATCGATCCAAAAACCCACCCTGCTTGGACAAAAGAAGCAAATTACGTAAACACAAAAGCTACTGAGGTGTCTAAATTCAATAGTAAGTTCAAGGGTTTGAGCTTTGGCGCAACAAAAAAAGCTGAAGCCACTGCTTAA
- a CDS encoding sensor histidine kinase, translating to MKNYLVSEVKTIVNYYIKHKEHKQVLKDLNQLDVNILLLENYKTHAKITDTILEEFEDKLKRSITYKLEVFYINEKSEIRMLIFLATNKILKIDVSTKRIKNPTTYIFVLWIVTTSILFGLISLFFMKNQVKSILKLTKAAKDFGQGKIYRFVPSGAMEIRSLGLSFLKMRKNIERQIRYRTELLNHIAHDLRTPITRIKLKLALLEKSHNMQSIDKEINIIEKMIKSYLDFAKQEGNEKGENRDLVLLIKDIISVFNNKCIHFESSCDNLEIHLKAVSIERALTNVIDNALKHTKTLVNISLFGDEEKVIIEVDDDGPGIAEKNYKAVFEPFNKIGSSKEGYGLGFAIAKNIISAHGGKISLAKNEYDGLKVAITLPR from the coding sequence ATGAAGAATTACTTAGTATCTGAAGTTAAGACCATAGTAAACTATTACATCAAACACAAGGAACACAAACAAGTTTTAAAAGACTTAAACCAACTGGATGTAAATATACTACTACTAGAAAACTATAAGACTCATGCTAAGATTACCGATACCATTCTTGAAGAGTTTGAAGACAAACTGAAGAGAAGCATAACTTATAAACTAGAGGTGTTTTATATAAACGAAAAGTCAGAGATTAGGATGCTAATATTTTTGGCGACTAATAAAATACTAAAAATCGACGTTTCAACAAAACGGATTAAAAACCCAACAACATATATATTCGTGCTTTGGATTGTAACAACTTCAATATTATTTGGTTTGATTTCGTTGTTTTTTATGAAGAATCAGGTCAAATCAATACTCAAACTCACAAAAGCTGCGAAAGATTTTGGCCAAGGAAAAATATATCGATTTGTTCCTTCAGGAGCGATGGAAATTAGGTCTTTGGGTTTGTCTTTTCTTAAAATGCGTAAAAATATAGAAAGGCAGATAAGATATAGAACAGAATTATTAAACCACATAGCTCACGATTTGAGAACGCCAATTACAAGGATAAAGTTAAAATTGGCTTTATTAGAAAAATCTCACAATATGCAAAGCATCGATAAAGAAATCAACATCATTGAAAAAATGATCAAAAGTTATCTTGACTTTGCGAAACAAGAGGGCAACGAGAAAGGCGAAAACAGAGATTTAGTTTTGCTGATCAAAGACATTATCAGTGTTTTCAATAATAAATGCATTCATTTTGAGTCTAGCTGTGATAACTTGGAAATCCATCTCAAAGCTGTTTCTATTGAAAGAGCCCTCACCAATGTCATTGACAATGCCCTCAAACATACTAAGACACTGGTAAATATAAGTTTGTTTGGTGATGAGGAGAAGGTGATAATAGAAGTGGATGATGACGGACCTGGGATTGCAGAAAAAAATTACAAAGCTGTATTCGAGCCATTTAATAAGATAGGGTCATCTAAAGAGGGTTATGGGCTGGGATTTGCAATTGCAAAGAATATCATTAGCGCGCATGGAGGAAAAATTTCACTTGCCAAGAATGAATATGATGGGCTAAAAGTGGCAATAACGTTACCAAGATAG
- a CDS encoding transposase — protein MDYRIKKRKMSSAHQIIMVCLDQLVGSEHQYRKFKELFNFGAAEQELKGIESPANYKGYGVLRLFKCLLLQFMEDLSDRELERYLSDSVAAKWFCDFDLTEATPDYSVFSRIRSKIGTNLLSKIFAIFRDQLKSQGYMSEVFTFVDASHLISKANLWEERDEARKQKYEKLNNEVLPKVAHDKQAKIGCKGGSKFWYGYKKNM, from the coding sequence GTGGATTACAGAATAAAGAAGAGAAAAATGTCATCAGCGCATCAAATAATAATGGTATGTTTGGATCAATTGGTTGGTAGTGAGCATCAATATCGCAAATTTAAGGAGCTGTTTAATTTTGGGGCAGCAGAGCAAGAGCTGAAGGGAATTGAATCTCCTGCTAATTATAAGGGATATGGTGTTTTACGTTTATTTAAATGCTTGTTGTTACAGTTTATGGAAGATTTGTCAGATCGTGAACTAGAAAGATATTTGAGTGACAGTGTTGCAGCCAAGTGGTTTTGTGATTTTGATTTAACCGAAGCCACACCTGATTATAGCGTTTTTAGTAGAATCCGCTCAAAGATAGGAACAAATTTGTTATCAAAAATCTTTGCCATTTTTAGAGATCAACTAAAATCTCAAGGATATATGAGCGAGGTATTTACTTTTGTTGATGCAAGTCACTTGATCTCCAAAGCTAATTTATGGGAAGAGCGGGATGAAGCCAGAAAACAAAAATATGAAAAACTTAACAACGAAGTCTTGCCTAAAGTCGCACATGATAAACAAGCCAAAATAGGGTGCAAGGGTGGTAGTAAATTTTGGTATGGCTATAAGAAAAACATGTAA
- the ssb gene encoding single-stranded DNA-binding protein: MVGSLNKVTLIGNVGKDPEVRITQEGKEILTFSLATTETWKNKHTGERREKTEWHRVVVFIPALVNIVKNYAVKGTRLYVEGSLQTREWNDQSGIKKYTTEIVLQTHNSSIILLGSKPSYTDNHTENKKLKKEEKDADDYVWGVLP, from the coding sequence ATGGTTGGAAGCTTAAACAAAGTCACGTTGATCGGCAATGTAGGCAAAGATCCTGAGGTTAGAATAACGCAAGAAGGAAAGGAGATACTCACCTTTTCACTTGCTACTACTGAAACGTGGAAAAATAAGCATACTGGAGAACGCCGGGAAAAAACAGAGTGGCATAGAGTTGTGGTTTTTATTCCAGCCCTAGTAAATATCGTAAAAAACTATGCGGTAAAGGGGACTAGGCTATATGTTGAGGGCTCTTTACAAACTAGAGAATGGAACGACCAGAGTGGTATAAAAAAATACACCACAGAAATAGTGTTACAAACACACAACAGCTCAATTATATTACTGGGCTCCAAACCATCTTACACAGACAACCATACAGAAAATAAGAAGTTGAAGAAGGAAGAGAAAGATGCTGATGATTATGTGTGGGGAGTGTTGCCATAA
- a CDS encoding IS6 family transposase encodes MEVSHETIRAWCIKFGKRFLDIIKKKQRKVKDKWHLDEMSIKINGKYFILWRAVDEDGYEIDVFLQTRRNKKSAIRFLSRLLQSNPVPRVIVTDKLKSYTKPIKEMCPKTEHRRHKGLNNRVENAHQPTRRKEKCLIKFKSPSGVQQTLSLMGKIRNIFSVDVGRYINSSSKQKEMFFEAKSIWDHAAQSIAAT; translated from the coding sequence ATAGAAGTAAGCCATGAAACGATAAGAGCATGGTGTATTAAATTTGGAAAAAGGTTTTTAGATATAATCAAGAAGAAGCAGAGGAAAGTAAAGGATAAATGGCATTTGGATGAGATGAGCATTAAAATTAACGGTAAATATTTTATTTTGTGGAGAGCTGTAGATGAAGATGGATATGAGATAGATGTCTTCCTACAGACCAGACGTAATAAAAAGTCTGCGATAAGGTTTTTATCAAGATTATTACAATCAAATCCAGTACCCAGAGTAATCGTGACAGATAAATTAAAAAGCTATACCAAACCTATAAAAGAAATGTGCCCTAAAACAGAGCATAGGCGCCATAAAGGATTAAATAATAGGGTTGAAAATGCACACCAACCAACACGCAGGAAAGAGAAATGCCTAATAAAATTCAAATCTCCTTCTGGGGTACAGCAAACTCTTTCTTTGATGGGAAAAATAAGGAACATATTTTCAGTAGATGTGGGCAGGTATATTAACAGTTCTAGCAAGCAAAAAGAAATGTTTTTCGAAGCTAAATCTATTTGGGATCACGCCGCTCAATCCATAGCTGCTACATAA
- a CDS encoding iron-sulfur cluster assembly accessory protein — protein sequence MHKFIISENAANRINHLNSVKTAAKQLLRVKVDGGGCNGLRYQLDFVEDYADEDLVFTKKGAKVIVDKISITYLQNAELDYVEELGHSSFLINNPNSASKCGCGDSFSYKIDK from the coding sequence ATGCACAAATTTATCATATCGGAAAATGCTGCTAATAGAATTAACCATTTGAATAGCGTTAAAACTGCTGCAAAGCAACTTTTAAGAGTTAAAGTTGATGGAGGTGGATGTAACGGTCTTAGGTACCAACTTGATTTCGTAGAAGATTATGCAGACGAAGACTTGGTGTTTACAAAGAAAGGGGCAAAAGTGATAGTGGATAAAATATCAATAACTTACCTACAGAACGCGGAGTTAGACTACGTAGAGGAGTTGGGACATTCCTCTTTTTTGATCAACAATCCAAACTCTGCTTCTAAGTGCGGGTGTGGCGATTCATTCTCATATAAAATAGATAAATAA
- the rbfA gene encoding 30S ribosome-binding factor RbfA, whose amino-acid sequence MTYRYKGSPTNRQLKVSELIRQEIAMIFARKEVYHPYLESLHLTVIEVKTSADLKLSTIFIYPVANSKEDQLAKTLNFLAPEYRKRISSKVALKFTPEIKFVIDKNVDDRVNIEKVLQNLLPK is encoded by the coding sequence ATGACATATCGATACAAGGGAAGTCCAACCAATCGGCAGCTAAAAGTGTCTGAATTAATTAGGCAAGAGATTGCCATGATATTTGCAAGAAAAGAAGTATATCATCCGTATTTAGAGTCTCTGCACCTCACTGTTATTGAGGTAAAAACAAGTGCTGACCTAAAACTTTCTACCATATTCATATATCCGGTGGCAAACAGCAAAGAAGATCAATTGGCAAAAACGCTAAATTTTTTAGCACCAGAATATAGAAAAAGAATCAGCTCAAAGGTTGCATTAAAATTTACACCCGAGATAAAATTTGTTATCGATAAAAACGTGGACGACAGAGTTAATATAGAGAAGGTGTTACAAAATTTGTTGCCTAAGTAA
- the lepA gene encoding translation elongation factor 4: MAELKNIRNFSIIAHIDHGKSTLADRLIEKCGNIEAREMSSQILDSMDIEQERGITIKAQTVKLLYKAKDGNEYVLNLIDTPGHVDFSYEVSRSLAACEGSILIVDASQGVEAQTLANTYKAIENNHEIILVLNKVDLPAAEPERIKAQIEEVIGLDTTNAIEISAKTGQGIDKVLEAIVNMLPPPKGELDNPLKAMLVDSWYDKYLGVVILIRIIDGSIKKGMAIKMMATDAEHLVERVGIFTPKKLPVDGLNAGDVGFITGNIRQVSDCKIGDTITDVKNQCDSVLPGFKPSQPVIFCGIYPTDASHYSALRDSIAKLKLNDPSLHYEPETSKALGFGFRCGFLGMLHLEIVQERLEREYDLDLVTTAPSVVYKIYLRSGEIMELHNPADMPDPTRIEYMEEPWVKATIMVPDKYLGTIIALCMDKRGRQQELTYMGDRVMLVYQLPLNEIVFDFYEKLKSSSKGYASCDWELDDYFKGDLVKVDILINEMPVDALCLLIHRAKAESRGREICEHLKELIPRHLFAIPIQAAIGGKIIARETISALRKDVTAKCYGGDVSRKRKLLEKQKKGKKRMRLVGNVNVPQSTFIAVLKVDK; this comes from the coding sequence ATGGCAGAATTAAAAAACATCAGGAATTTTTCCATAATTGCGCATATTGATCATGGAAAGTCCACTCTTGCAGACAGATTAATTGAAAAGTGCGGCAATATTGAGGCAAGAGAAATGTCAAGCCAAATACTTGACTCTATGGATATTGAACAAGAAAGGGGCATTACCATAAAAGCACAAACTGTAAAGTTATTATACAAGGCCAAAGACGGCAACGAATACGTGTTAAATTTGATTGACACCCCAGGCCACGTTGATTTTAGCTATGAAGTCAGCAGGTCTCTTGCAGCTTGTGAGGGCTCCATATTAATCGTCGATGCAAGCCAGGGAGTGGAAGCTCAGACTTTAGCCAACACGTATAAAGCTATAGAAAATAACCATGAGATTATTCTGGTATTGAATAAGGTGGATTTGCCAGCTGCAGAGCCAGAAAGAATTAAAGCACAAATTGAAGAGGTGATTGGGCTAGACACAACAAATGCAATTGAAATTTCGGCTAAAACTGGGCAGGGCATTGATAAAGTGTTGGAGGCCATAGTAAATATGCTACCCCCTCCCAAAGGTGAATTAGACAATCCACTCAAAGCAATGCTTGTAGATAGTTGGTATGATAAATACCTTGGGGTTGTAATTCTGATTAGAATAATAGACGGCAGTATTAAAAAGGGTATGGCCATTAAAATGATGGCGACCGATGCTGAGCATCTAGTGGAAAGAGTTGGCATTTTTACCCCCAAGAAGTTACCAGTAGACGGGTTGAATGCAGGGGATGTAGGGTTTATTACTGGCAACATCAGGCAGGTGTCTGATTGCAAAATCGGCGATACTATCACGGATGTTAAGAATCAATGTGACAGTGTTTTACCTGGATTCAAACCTAGCCAGCCCGTGATTTTCTGCGGGATATATCCAACTGACGCAAGTCATTACTCTGCACTAAGAGACAGTATCGCAAAATTAAAGCTGAACGATCCTAGTTTGCATTATGAGCCAGAAACATCAAAGGCCTTAGGGTTTGGGTTTAGATGTGGATTCTTAGGAATGCTGCATTTAGAAATTGTTCAGGAGCGTCTGGAAAGAGAGTACGATCTTGACTTAGTTACCACAGCTCCAAGTGTGGTTTATAAAATATATCTCAGGTCTGGAGAGATAATGGAGCTGCACAACCCAGCTGACATGCCTGATCCTACCAGAATTGAATATATGGAAGAACCATGGGTAAAAGCAACGATAATGGTCCCAGATAAATACCTGGGCACCATAATAGCACTGTGTATGGATAAAAGAGGGAGACAACAGGAATTAACCTATATGGGCGATAGGGTGATGTTGGTGTACCAACTTCCACTGAATGAAATTGTTTTCGATTTTTACGAAAAATTAAAATCATCTTCAAAAGGGTATGCAAGTTGCGATTGGGAACTGGATGATTACTTCAAAGGTGATTTGGTGAAGGTAGACATATTAATTAACGAGATGCCAGTTGACGCGCTTTGCCTGCTTATACATAGGGCTAAAGCCGAAAGTAGAGGGAGAGAGATTTGTGAACACCTGAAAGAATTAATCCCAAGACATCTGTTTGCAATTCCTATACAAGCTGCAATTGGCGGGAAGATTATTGCAAGAGAAACAATCAGCGCGCTTAGAAAAGACGTTACCGCTAAGTGTTATGGTGGGGATGTGAGCAGAAAAAGGAAATTGCTTGAGAAGCAAAAGAAAGGAAAGAAACGCATGCGTTTAGTTGGGAATGTGAATGTCCCACAAAGTACTTTTATAGCAGTATTAAAAGTGGATAAATAG
- a CDS encoding IS1 family transposase, with translation MNIASNKENRNMNTECKKCSSSKYVKNGNIMGMQRYKCKECVCNFTSTKLRGCSPEMKALAVLLYSMGKSSFRWLGKLFKVAHTSVYKWIILYAKKIPRPTVPEELREVEIDEMWHFVDSKKNKLWIWKAYSRELKRVVAWVVGKRNVTTFRKLWKIISRDNCTYYTDAWSVYSEVIPRHQHVVGKQHTLSIESNNSNTRHRIARMTRKTKVVSKSEEVVDLTIKLWVHFEDNNNFLSEQGNFISILWQHSVCVYRY, from the coding sequence ATGAATATAGCGAGCAACAAAGAAAATAGAAATATGAATACAGAGTGTAAAAAATGCAGTAGCAGTAAATACGTTAAGAATGGTAATATTATGGGTATGCAAAGGTATAAATGCAAAGAGTGTGTATGTAATTTTACAAGCACTAAATTAAGAGGCTGTTCGCCAGAGATGAAGGCTCTGGCAGTGTTATTGTACAGCATGGGAAAAAGTAGCTTTAGATGGCTAGGGAAATTATTTAAAGTAGCTCATACTAGCGTATATAAGTGGATAATACTGTATGCTAAAAAGATACCAAGACCAACAGTGCCGGAAGAATTGAGAGAAGTTGAAATAGATGAGATGTGGCATTTTGTAGATTCAAAAAAAAACAAATTATGGATATGGAAAGCCTATAGTAGGGAGCTCAAGAGAGTTGTTGCCTGGGTGGTTGGTAAGCGTAACGTTACAACCTTTAGAAAATTGTGGAAAATCATAAGTAGAGATAATTGCACTTATTACACAGACGCTTGGTCTGTTTATTCAGAGGTTATACCTCGCCATCAACATGTTGTTGGCAAACAACATACACTCTCAATTGAGTCCAATAACTCAAACACAAGGCACAGAATTGCAAGAATGACCAGAAAAACAAAGGTAGTTTCAAAATCTGAAGAAGTTGTCGATCTTACGATTAAGCTCTGGGTACATTTTGAGGATAACAATAATTTCCTAAGTGAGCAGGGCAATTTTATATCTATCTTATGGCAACACTCTGTATGTGTGTATAGATATTGA
- a CDS encoding RNA pyrophosphohydrolase has translation MTDSYRSGIGVMLFNQRGDVLMGERRNVQNAWQMPQGGIDGDETPEQALYREAQEEIGTTNWKILATSKDWLYHDFPEASAKVWFNGKYLGQKQKWFLLEFLGQDSDINVQTEKPEFVNWKWVKIDDLERIVVDFKKPLYSLIIREFKPLIPKIF, from the coding sequence ATGACAGACTCCTACAGAAGTGGAATTGGGGTTATGCTTTTCAACCAAAGAGGTGATGTTTTGATGGGTGAAAGAAGAAACGTTCAAAATGCATGGCAAATGCCTCAGGGTGGGATAGATGGGGATGAAACTCCTGAACAAGCTTTATATAGGGAGGCTCAAGAAGAAATTGGTACGACAAACTGGAAGATTTTGGCAACGTCAAAAGATTGGCTATACCACGATTTCCCAGAAGCGTCCGCTAAAGTATGGTTCAATGGGAAGTACCTGGGGCAGAAACAAAAATGGTTTTTGTTGGAGTTTTTAGGTCAGGACTCAGACATTAATGTTCAAACGGAAAAACCAGAGTTTGTCAATTGGAAATGGGTGAAAATTGATGATTTAGAGAGAATAGTAGTTGATTTTAAAAAACCGCTTTACTCATTGATTATAAGAGAGTTTAAACCATTAATACCAAAAATATTTTGA
- the queA gene encoding tRNA preQ1(34) S-adenosylmethionine ribosyltransferase-isomerase QueA: MKLSDFDFALPQSAIAKYPKNPRGSSKLLHLNHQSKIQDYNFQQITSLFQKGDALVLNNTKVIPAYLEGIIAKHCGDKKEVIVYLSKDLGDGKWLGFIKPGKLAKIGEEIVFQDQLLATLIDKDVNTGEVRFEFNINDAALLTTICNIGKMPIPPYFKRKPELSDKVDYQTIFAKYYGSVAAPTAGLHFNEEILQELKNKGVEITYVTLHVGTGTFLPVKTNNITEHKMHCEKFLISQGTADLINQKKKENRRIICVGTTSLRALEAAANSKGILTPQISETDIFITPGYKFKVADALITNFHMPKSTLFMLVCAFSGIDSVKNAYAYAIKHNYRFFSYGDACWLDRLDA, encoded by the coding sequence ATGAAATTATCCGATTTTGACTTTGCGTTACCGCAAAGCGCAATAGCGAAATATCCAAAAAACCCCAGAGGAAGTTCAAAACTACTGCATTTAAACCACCAATCGAAAATTCAAGACTACAATTTCCAACAAATTACCAGTTTATTCCAAAAGGGTGACGCATTGGTTCTGAACAATACCAAAGTAATTCCGGCATATCTTGAAGGAATTATTGCGAAACACTGCGGGGATAAAAAAGAGGTTATTGTTTACCTAAGTAAAGATTTAGGTGATGGAAAATGGCTGGGGTTTATTAAACCTGGTAAACTCGCTAAGATTGGGGAAGAGATAGTCTTCCAAGATCAGCTACTGGCAACTCTTATTGATAAAGATGTTAACACAGGAGAGGTGCGATTTGAGTTTAACATCAATGATGCGGCTTTACTCACTACAATCTGCAACATAGGGAAAATGCCAATACCTCCATATTTCAAAAGAAAACCGGAACTATCTGATAAAGTGGATTACCAAACTATATTCGCTAAATATTACGGCTCTGTTGCTGCTCCAACTGCTGGTCTTCACTTTAATGAAGAAATACTGCAGGAGCTAAAAAATAAAGGGGTAGAAATAACATATGTTACGCTTCACGTTGGCACAGGAACATTTTTGCCAGTTAAGACAAATAATATAACAGAACATAAAATGCACTGCGAAAAATTTTTAATATCGCAAGGTACTGCCGACCTTATTAACCAAAAGAAAAAGGAGAATAGAAGAATAATATGTGTTGGTACAACATCTTTAAGAGCTCTAGAGGCTGCAGCAAATTCTAAAGGAATACTAACCCCACAAATCAGCGAAACTGATATTTTTATTACTCCAGGATATAAATTCAAGGTTGCAGATGCCCTCATCACCAATTTTCATATGCCAAAATCAACACTTTTTATGCTTGTATGTGCCTTTTCCGGAATTGACTCGGTTAAAAATGCATATGCCTATGCAATAAAGCATAATTACCGTTTCTTTTCTTATGGAGACGCTTGTTGGCTAGATCGCTTAGATGCATAA
- the tsaD gene encoding tRNA (adenosine(37)-N6)-threonylcarbamoyltransferase complex transferase subunit TsaD, translating into MIVLAIETSCDETAVAIMDENRNILGNKVLSQTNLHEKFGGVVPEIAARSHVEFLPQLLEDTLAEANLKLNSIDAIAATGGPGLIGGVMVGVMYAKTIASVMKKKFIAVNHLEGHALAVRITEDVEYPYLLLLISGGHCQTIIAEDLGKYHVIGRTIDDAVGEAFDKVAKMLDLGYPGGVVVERFAQFGDEKKYVFPKPLIKKGEHNFSFSGLKTAVRNQIIKMESISEQDKADICASFQYTVAEILNTKLIEAAKSFSSKFPNSKDVVISGGVASNLYIRGKLGISMDDLGYRLLYPPIDLCTDNAAMIAWAAIERLERGCSSNLCFKPKSRWQLNEITY; encoded by the coding sequence ATGATTGTTCTTGCCATAGAAACCAGTTGCGATGAAACTGCTGTTGCGATAATGGATGAAAATCGAAATATTTTAGGAAATAAAGTTCTTTCGCAAACAAACCTTCATGAAAAATTTGGTGGCGTGGTGCCGGAAATTGCTGCAAGAAGCCATGTAGAATTTCTGCCGCAATTACTTGAAGATACGTTGGCAGAAGCAAATCTTAAGTTAAATTCTATTGATGCGATTGCAGCCACAGGAGGACCTGGGTTAATAGGAGGAGTTATGGTAGGGGTTATGTACGCCAAAACTATTGCGTCTGTTATGAAAAAGAAATTTATAGCGGTTAACCATTTGGAAGGACATGCGTTAGCTGTTAGAATTACAGAAGATGTGGAGTATCCATACCTTTTGTTACTGATATCTGGTGGGCATTGCCAGACCATTATTGCAGAAGATTTGGGTAAGTATCATGTAATAGGAAGGACTATTGATGATGCTGTTGGAGAGGCTTTTGACAAGGTAGCAAAAATGTTGGATTTGGGCTATCCAGGCGGCGTGGTTGTCGAAAGATTTGCGCAGTTTGGAGATGAAAAAAAGTATGTATTTCCCAAACCTCTAATAAAGAAAGGGGAGCATAATTTTTCTTTCTCCGGTTTAAAAACTGCCGTCAGAAACCAGATAATAAAAATGGAAAGTATAAGTGAGCAAGATAAAGCTGACATATGTGCCTCATTTCAGTATACGGTTGCAGAGATTTTAAATACCAAACTGATAGAAGCTGCTAAGTCATTTTCCTCAAAATTCCCAAATTCAAAAGATGTTGTAATATCTGGCGGGGTTGCATCAAACCTTTATATAAGGGGCAAACTGGGCATTAGCATGGATGACTTGGGATATAGGCTTTTATACCCACCAATTGATTTGTGCACCGATAATGCTGCGATGATAGCTTGGGCAGCAATTGAACGACTGGAAAGAGGGTGTAGTAGCAACTTATGTTTCAAGCCAAAATCAAGATGGCAGCTTAACGAAATTACATATTGA